Proteins from a single region of Corallococcus silvisoli:
- a CDS encoding 1,4-dihydroxy-2-naphthoyl-CoA synthase: MVSDLFDASRWQAVEGFKFKDITFHRAVDQGTVRIAFNRPEVRNAFRPKTVDELARALEATRFMTDVGVVLLTGNGPSPKDGGWAFCSGGDQRIRGKDGYKYEPGEDAADPARLGRLHILEVQRQIRFLPKVVIAVVPGWTAGGGHSLHVICDMTIASKEHGMFKQTDADVASYDAGYGSALLARQVGQKRAREIFFLGQSYTADEAFQMNAINASVPHKDLEKVALEWAAEINTKSPTAIKMLKYAFNLPDDGLVGQQLFAGEATRLGYGTEEAQEGRDAFVQKRKRDFKRFPWTY; the protein is encoded by the coding sequence CGGACCTCTTCGACGCGTCCCGCTGGCAGGCGGTGGAAGGCTTCAAGTTCAAGGACATCACGTTCCACCGCGCGGTGGACCAGGGCACGGTGCGCATCGCGTTCAACCGTCCGGAGGTGCGCAACGCGTTCCGTCCGAAGACGGTGGACGAGCTGGCCCGGGCGTTGGAGGCCACGCGGTTCATGACGGACGTGGGCGTGGTGCTGCTCACGGGCAACGGGCCCTCGCCGAAGGACGGCGGGTGGGCGTTCTGTTCGGGAGGGGACCAGCGCATCCGCGGCAAGGACGGCTACAAGTACGAGCCGGGTGAGGACGCGGCGGATCCGGCGCGGCTGGGGCGGCTGCACATCCTGGAGGTGCAGCGGCAGATCCGCTTCCTGCCCAAGGTGGTCATCGCGGTGGTGCCGGGCTGGACGGCGGGCGGCGGGCACAGCTTGCACGTGATCTGCGACATGACGATCGCGAGCAAGGAGCACGGCATGTTCAAGCAGACGGACGCGGACGTGGCCAGCTACGACGCGGGCTACGGGTCCGCGCTGCTGGCGCGGCAGGTGGGGCAGAAGCGGGCGCGGGAGATCTTCTTCCTGGGCCAGTCCTACACGGCGGACGAGGCGTTCCAGATGAACGCCATCAACGCGTCGGTGCCGCACAAGGACCTGGAGAAGGTGGCGCTGGAGTGGGCGGCGGAGATCAACACCAAGAGCCCCACGGCCATCAAGATGCTGAAGTATGCCTTCAACCTCCCGGACGACGGCCTCGTGGGCCAGCAGCTCTTCGCCGGAGAGGCGACGCGTCTGGGCTACGGCACGGAGGAGGCGCAGGAGGGCCGCGACGCGTTCGTCCAGAAGCGCAAGCGCGACTTCAAGCGCTTCCCCTGGACGTACTGA
- a CDS encoding lipoxygenase family protein translates to MSSAWRRLMASLGFTSRAPEPPLLEADELARWYAGLDLKQRLAVSRDLVKRVRAPRALRDPSALPAVVTGRLVFEVDGPQGPVPLHHLKVELWDRDFGTPDDFLGEGFTAADGTFAIRYDPADAGEGDLPDLELRFFEPQHTFRKDGRVVEDWRRIGTERGPDDHAGLEYDFGTLRLPYWEYDPSTPLARLLVVEEGTPPTAYAPGRALAMLKAVAPIELVKRQHQLQIRLGQAPSLARIQAEYPESMTVRMEQQAPGSSRSDAWFGERLLNGMFSSILDRDPEAPGDPRAFRLYLPWNAYEQDGVHCLPDVDLRLRLEEGRLMPQRIILGMREPGATAPGSPVTRRSFAPGDGADWEAAKRMARVSATLDVELGNHLGQCHFNVEQYAIAAHRNLRRNPLRWLLMPHLREVVLINHSANGFLVGPTGYITRASALTEAGINQRLEHLLGSYDWKGFAPATPVCEGHRYAQAGQLFWKLLGEHVDAFFAEHGAAVEEQWREVRRFSDDLVAHSAPAFVCRYLRARVPGKEAPWFVRSERMDLDAKVAEPPPRAVSAVTRTDTPQPGELEALKNLCRYVIFFATFRHAWANNLQWEDAGEVLYACLGLRWGKGGALSTEEDLDVAPTPDEATEMLWISWMLSKTNYGFILSNEDEDVHPRLLELLRAHAAQFAALGLDVRTVSSRINI, encoded by the coding sequence ATGTCGTCCGCCTGGCGCCGTCTGATGGCCTCGTTGGGTTTCACATCCCGCGCACCGGAGCCTCCGCTCCTGGAGGCGGACGAGCTGGCCCGGTGGTACGCGGGGCTCGACCTGAAGCAGCGGCTGGCGGTGAGCCGCGATCTGGTCAAGCGCGTGCGTGCGCCCCGAGCGCTCCGCGATCCGTCCGCGCTGCCCGCGGTCGTCACGGGTCGGCTCGTGTTCGAGGTGGACGGGCCCCAGGGCCCCGTTCCCCTGCATCACCTCAAGGTCGAGCTGTGGGACCGGGACTTCGGCACGCCGGATGATTTCCTGGGCGAGGGCTTCACGGCGGCGGATGGCACCTTCGCCATCCGCTACGACCCCGCGGATGCGGGGGAAGGCGACCTGCCGGACCTGGAGCTGCGCTTCTTCGAGCCCCAGCACACGTTCCGGAAGGATGGCCGGGTGGTGGAGGACTGGCGGCGCATCGGCACGGAGCGTGGGCCGGACGACCATGCCGGGCTGGAGTACGACTTCGGGACGCTGCGGCTGCCGTATTGGGAATACGACCCGTCGACGCCGCTGGCGCGGCTGCTGGTGGTGGAGGAAGGCACGCCGCCCACGGCGTATGCGCCGGGACGGGCGCTGGCGATGCTCAAGGCCGTCGCGCCCATCGAGCTGGTGAAGCGGCAGCATCAACTCCAGATTCGATTGGGACAGGCGCCGAGCCTCGCGAGAATCCAGGCGGAGTATCCGGAGTCGATGACGGTCCGCATGGAGCAGCAGGCGCCGGGCTCCTCGCGGAGTGATGCGTGGTTTGGTGAGCGGCTGCTCAACGGGATGTTCTCCAGCATCCTGGACCGTGACCCGGAGGCGCCGGGCGACCCGCGGGCCTTCCGGCTGTACCTGCCGTGGAATGCCTATGAACAGGACGGCGTCCACTGTCTGCCGGACGTGGACCTCCGGCTGCGCCTGGAGGAAGGCCGGCTGATGCCCCAGCGCATCATCCTGGGGATGCGCGAGCCCGGCGCGACCGCGCCCGGCTCACCGGTGACCCGCCGCTCCTTCGCGCCCGGAGACGGCGCGGATTGGGAGGCAGCGAAGCGGATGGCGCGGGTGAGCGCGACGCTGGACGTGGAGCTGGGCAACCACCTGGGCCAGTGCCACTTCAACGTCGAGCAATACGCCATCGCCGCGCACCGGAACCTGCGGCGCAATCCATTGCGGTGGCTGCTGATGCCGCACCTGCGCGAGGTGGTGTTGATCAACCATTCGGCCAACGGGTTCCTGGTGGGGCCCACGGGGTACATCACGCGGGCCAGCGCGTTGACGGAGGCAGGCATCAACCAGCGGCTGGAGCACCTGCTGGGCAGCTACGACTGGAAGGGCTTCGCGCCCGCGACGCCGGTGTGCGAGGGGCACCGGTACGCGCAGGCGGGGCAGCTCTTCTGGAAGCTGCTCGGGGAGCATGTGGACGCGTTCTTCGCGGAGCACGGCGCGGCGGTGGAGGAGCAGTGGCGGGAGGTGCGCCGGTTCTCGGACGACCTCGTCGCGCATTCGGCGCCCGCGTTCGTGTGCCGGTATTTGAGGGCACGGGTGCCGGGCAAGGAGGCGCCGTGGTTCGTGCGCTCGGAGCGCATGGACCTGGACGCGAAGGTGGCGGAGCCGCCGCCCCGGGCCGTGAGCGCGGTGACGCGGACCGACACTCCCCAGCCCGGTGAGCTGGAGGCGCTGAAGAACCTCTGCCGCTACGTCATCTTCTTCGCGACGTTCCGGCATGCCTGGGCGAACAACCTCCAGTGGGAGGACGCGGGAGAGGTGCTGTACGCGTGTCTGGGATTGCGCTGGGGCAAGGGGGGTGCGCTGTCCACGGAGGAGGACCTGGACGTCGCGCCCACGCCGGACGAGGCCACGGAGATGCTGTGGATCTCCTGGATGCTGTCGAAGACGAACTACGGCTTCATCCTGTCCAACGAGGATGAAGACGTGCATCCCCGGTTGCTGGAGCTGCTCCGGGCCCATGCCGCGCAGTTCGCGGCCCTGGGCCTGGATGTCCGGACCGTCAGCTCCCGCATCAACATCTGA
- a CDS encoding lipoxygenase family protein, with product MPVDYTLTIRTSSKLGAGTNAAISVVLVGTKGESQSHLLDKRFHNDFEAGAVDAYTVKTDDLGDLLLLRFSNAGGGVGSDWLLDSVTVTATGKLWFFPYYRWVLGRSTAEVLNGIARLPQQVEHERELAARQELIQARRKMYPWRPAEATAGLPGALDITATQPLPKDELYRGLVDGSYEVVIAKTLAAIKLHMPVLSKAWNGLVDIFDFFKSIELPKLAQRWQDDYEFARQAVQGISPVHIQSVTSLPEGMPLTDEELRGLLPPGMSLPQSLAAKRVFLLDFEILGDVPMFRKVDKHGVEERRWAPASRCLLLLDESHQLRPIAIQLGRDPAVDPVFTPNDSQHDWMAAKIYVRCSEGNTHQMVGHALRTHFVAEPFVMATMRNLPDPHPVYKLLRRHFRYTLAINEGARKGLLDAGGVFDDIIATGGPDQGHLFLGKKGYKAWKLSDNKPRPDIERRGVLDPAVLPHYPYRDDALLLWDALEEYVGGVLGHFYTSDDALVRDTDMQHWWKDLIAHGLPLEKLPCSELTRVSDLTDILTTVLFTVSVQHAAVNYLQYEHYAFVPNAPLCMRQAPPRKKGVLGANDIEAMIPSKSQMLWQVSVGRALSSFGDDEEYLLHEGGWREDYFQEPELLAIRDRFHSRLRAQSEAVKARNAKSAVPYTVLQADRIPCGITV from the coding sequence ATGCCTGTCGATTACACGCTAACGATTCGCACGAGTTCGAAGCTGGGCGCGGGAACGAACGCCGCCATCTCCGTGGTCCTGGTGGGCACCAAGGGTGAGAGTCAGTCGCACCTGTTGGACAAGCGCTTCCACAACGACTTCGAGGCTGGGGCGGTGGATGCGTACACCGTCAAGACCGACGACCTGGGCGACCTGCTCCTGCTCCGGTTCTCCAATGCAGGAGGGGGCGTCGGCAGTGACTGGCTCCTCGACTCCGTGACGGTCACCGCCACGGGGAAGCTCTGGTTCTTCCCGTACTACCGCTGGGTGCTGGGCCGGTCGACCGCGGAGGTCCTCAATGGCATCGCCCGGCTGCCACAGCAGGTCGAGCACGAGCGGGAGCTGGCGGCCCGTCAGGAGCTGATCCAGGCGCGTCGGAAGATGTACCCCTGGCGTCCCGCGGAGGCCACCGCCGGCCTGCCCGGCGCGCTGGACATCACCGCGACACAGCCGCTCCCGAAGGACGAGCTCTACCGGGGCCTCGTGGATGGCAGCTATGAGGTCGTCATCGCGAAGACGCTCGCGGCCATCAAGCTGCACATGCCCGTGCTCAGCAAGGCGTGGAATGGCCTCGTGGACATCTTCGACTTCTTCAAGAGCATCGAGCTGCCCAAGCTGGCCCAGCGCTGGCAGGACGACTACGAGTTCGCCCGACAGGCGGTCCAGGGCATCAGCCCTGTTCACATCCAATCCGTCACTTCGTTGCCGGAGGGCATGCCCCTGACGGACGAGGAGCTGCGGGGCCTGCTCCCTCCGGGCATGTCGCTCCCGCAATCGCTGGCGGCGAAGCGTGTCTTCCTGCTCGACTTCGAGATCCTCGGCGACGTGCCCATGTTCAGGAAGGTCGACAAGCATGGCGTCGAGGAGCGCCGCTGGGCGCCCGCGTCCCGGTGCCTGTTGCTCCTGGATGAGTCGCACCAGCTGCGGCCCATCGCCATCCAGCTCGGGCGCGACCCCGCGGTGGACCCGGTGTTCACGCCCAATGACAGCCAGCATGACTGGATGGCCGCGAAGATCTACGTCCGGTGCAGCGAGGGCAACACGCACCAGATGGTGGGCCACGCGCTCCGCACGCACTTCGTGGCGGAGCCGTTCGTCATGGCGACGATGCGCAACCTCCCGGACCCGCACCCCGTCTACAAGCTGCTGCGCCGCCACTTCCGCTACACGCTCGCCATCAACGAGGGGGCGCGCAAGGGCCTGCTCGACGCGGGCGGCGTGTTCGACGACATCATCGCCACGGGCGGTCCCGACCAGGGCCACCTGTTCCTGGGCAAGAAGGGCTACAAGGCCTGGAAGCTCTCGGACAACAAGCCGCGTCCGGACATCGAGCGCCGCGGCGTGCTCGACCCGGCGGTGCTCCCGCACTACCCCTACCGGGACGACGCGCTGCTCCTGTGGGACGCGCTGGAGGAGTACGTCGGCGGGGTGCTGGGGCACTTCTACACCTCCGATGACGCCCTGGTGCGCGACACCGACATGCAGCACTGGTGGAAGGACCTCATCGCCCACGGGCTGCCGTTGGAGAAGCTCCCGTGCTCGGAGCTGACGCGCGTCTCCGACCTCACGGACATCCTCACCACCGTCCTCTTCACGGTCAGCGTCCAGCACGCGGCGGTGAACTACCTCCAGTACGAGCACTACGCCTTCGTGCCCAACGCGCCGCTGTGCATGCGCCAGGCGCCGCCGCGCAAGAAGGGCGTGCTCGGCGCGAACGACATCGAGGCGATGATCCCCTCGAAGTCCCAGATGCTCTGGCAGGTGTCCGTGGGCCGCGCCCTGTCCAGCTTCGGGGATGACGAGGAGTACCTGCTCCACGAGGGCGGGTGGCGCGAGGACTACTTCCAGGAGCCGGAGCTGCTGGCGATCCGCGACCGCTTCCACTCCCGGCTGCGCGCGCAGAGCGAAGCGGTCAAGGCACGCAACGCGAAGAGCGCGGTGCCCTACACCGTGCTTCAGGCCGACCGCATCCCCTGCGGCATCACCGTCTAG
- a CDS encoding cytochrome P450 has protein sequence MPNLISRGIFNLLFGSKRKAFASLPGPPPGILGTAGDFLGASPWDVCARYGREYGGVTLIWMGPNPGLVLNDPALIAEVYESPRRMEFEKGNISEQIRPTVTNDTVFIAKLSEDWAERRQMEPMAQPWSSDWLAEQVVPMQAAISESVDALLKEGVHDLTPALRRLTFDAFSVATVGEKMPDQVFEDFMLLAKGADARIQAKLPLKFVKPPKGFDEAKARFYGQFADRVRAARKHPKPHAVDTLSWMLRENPGMDDQMLAHLLGGTFYGGAFSSSVTLVGAFHQLQKHPDAEARLAAEAAALAEGPLSIGKLAGAKWVEAVVLEALRVLPAVRVMTRTPSKDAELAGVTLPAGAMIMISNQHLHRDPAHWPEPDTFKPERWLDGGVARDPLGSGYFFPFGRGPRACTGADFAMLYLKTAVATIAARVKVHVDSTEPFEEGFFFGVVLPKGVTGKLIAREAQASRGVQARSA, from the coding sequence GTGCCCAACCTCATCTCTCGCGGCATCTTCAACCTGCTCTTCGGTTCGAAGCGCAAGGCGTTCGCCTCCCTCCCGGGGCCCCCGCCGGGAATCCTCGGCACCGCTGGGGACTTCCTGGGCGCTTCGCCCTGGGACGTCTGCGCGCGCTACGGCCGCGAGTACGGTGGCGTCACCCTCATCTGGATGGGACCCAACCCCGGGTTGGTCCTCAACGACCCCGCGCTCATCGCGGAGGTGTACGAGTCCCCGCGCCGGATGGAGTTCGAGAAGGGGAACATCAGCGAGCAGATCCGTCCCACGGTGACGAACGACACGGTCTTCATCGCGAAGCTGAGCGAGGACTGGGCGGAGCGGCGCCAGATGGAGCCCATGGCCCAGCCGTGGTCCTCCGACTGGCTGGCCGAGCAGGTGGTCCCGATGCAGGCGGCCATCTCCGAGTCCGTGGACGCCCTGCTGAAGGAGGGCGTCCACGACCTGACCCCCGCGCTGCGTCGGCTGACCTTCGATGCCTTCTCGGTCGCCACCGTGGGCGAGAAGATGCCGGATCAGGTGTTCGAGGACTTCATGCTGCTCGCGAAGGGGGCGGACGCGCGCATCCAGGCGAAGCTGCCCCTGAAGTTCGTCAAGCCGCCCAAGGGCTTCGACGAAGCCAAGGCGCGCTTCTACGGCCAGTTCGCGGACCGGGTGCGCGCGGCGCGCAAGCACCCGAAGCCCCACGCCGTGGACACGCTGTCGTGGATGCTGCGGGAGAACCCCGGCATGGACGACCAGATGCTGGCGCACCTCCTGGGGGGCACGTTCTACGGAGGGGCCTTCTCCTCGAGCGTCACGCTGGTCGGCGCGTTCCACCAGCTCCAGAAGCACCCCGACGCCGAAGCGCGCCTCGCCGCGGAGGCCGCCGCGCTGGCGGAGGGGCCGCTGTCCATCGGGAAGCTGGCGGGCGCGAAGTGGGTGGAGGCCGTCGTCCTGGAGGCCCTGCGCGTCCTCCCCGCGGTCCGGGTGATGACGCGCACGCCGTCGAAGGACGCGGAGCTGGCCGGGGTCACGCTGCCCGCGGGGGCGATGATCATGATCTCGAACCAGCACCTGCACCGGGACCCGGCGCACTGGCCGGAGCCGGACACCTTCAAGCCCGAGCGCTGGCTGGACGGCGGCGTCGCCCGCGATCCGCTGGGCAGCGGCTACTTCTTCCCGTTCGGCCGGGGGCCGCGCGCGTGCACGGGCGCGGACTTCGCGATGCTGTACCTGAAGACCGCCGTCGCCACCATCGCCGCGCGCGTGAAGGTCCACGTCGATTCGACGGAGCCGTTCGAAGAGGGCTTCTTCTTCGGGGTGGTGCTGCCGAAGGGCGTCACCGGGAAGCTCATCGCGCGCGAGGCCCAGGCCTCGCGGGGCGTGCAGGCCCGGAGCGCCTGA
- a CDS encoding 2OG-Fe(II) oxygenase → MSPRRRVGALAARAPEGVGERVRAVDWEGTGRELDARGCAPLERLLTPAECEALARLYDVEQAFRSRVVMARHGFGRGEYKYFDHPLPATVSELRTALYPCLAPIANRWNAAMGIDVRYPDTHADFLARCHEAGQVRPTPLLLRYGVDDYNCLHQDLYGEHVFPLQVALLLSEPGRDFTGGEFVLTEQRPRMQSRAEVVPLRQGDAVVFAVHHRPVQGTRGTYRVNLRHGVSRVRAGQRHTAGIIFHDAA, encoded by the coding sequence ATGAGCCCCCGGCGCCGCGTCGGGGCGCTCGCGGCCCGCGCCCCGGAGGGCGTCGGGGAGCGGGTGCGGGCGGTGGATTGGGAGGGGACCGGACGGGAGCTGGACGCCCGGGGCTGCGCGCCCCTGGAGCGGCTGCTCACGCCCGCGGAGTGCGAGGCGCTGGCCCGCCTCTACGACGTGGAGCAGGCGTTTCGCAGCCGCGTGGTGATGGCGCGCCACGGCTTCGGGCGGGGCGAATACAAATACTTCGACCATCCGCTCCCGGCCACGGTGTCGGAGCTGCGCACGGCGCTCTACCCGTGCCTGGCGCCCATCGCGAACCGGTGGAACGCGGCGATGGGCATCGACGTGCGGTATCCGGACACGCACGCGGACTTCCTCGCGCGCTGTCACGAAGCGGGACAGGTGCGGCCCACGCCGCTGCTCCTGCGCTATGGCGTGGACGACTACAACTGCCTGCACCAGGACCTGTATGGGGAGCACGTCTTCCCGCTCCAGGTGGCCCTCCTCCTCTCCGAGCCGGGGCGCGACTTCACCGGCGGCGAGTTCGTGCTGACGGAGCAGCGTCCCCGGATGCAGTCGCGCGCGGAGGTCGTCCCGCTCCGCCAGGGGGACGCGGTCGTCTTCGCGGTGCATCACCGCCCGGTGCAGGGCACGCGGGGCACCTACCGCGTCAACCTCCGGCACGGGGTCAGCCGTGTGCGCGCCGGACAGCGGCACACGGCCGGCATCATCTTCCACGACGCGGCCTGA